A single genomic interval of Heteronotia binoei isolate CCM8104 ecotype False Entrance Well chromosome 11, APGP_CSIRO_Hbin_v1, whole genome shotgun sequence harbors:
- the MBNL3 gene encoding muscleblind-like protein 3 isoform X5 translates to MFAQQMQFMLPGAQLQPITTFPVTPSLATSPTMAFSPYLSHVSPGMGLVPAELLPNTPVLVSGNPTVSVPGGSAGQKLMRTDKLEVCREFQRGNCTRGENDCRYAHPIDIAMIDTNENTVTVCMDYIKGRCSREKCKYFHPPAHLQAKIKAAQHQVNQTAAATMTQPAVRSLKRPLEATFDLALPPGALQPLPKRPALEKNNGATTVFNPSVFHYQQALANMQLQQPTFIPTGSVLCMTPTASVVPMMHGATPTTVSAATTPATSVPFAATATANQISQLSVDELNNSMFVSQM, encoded by the exons ATGTTTGCACAGCAAATGCAATTCATGCTACCAGGAGCACAATTACAGCCAATT ACGACGTTTCCTGTGACTCCTTCACTCGCAACTAGCCCCACCATGGCTTTCAGCCCCTACTTAAGTCATGTTTCTCCTGGAATGGGCTTAGTTCCTGCAGAGCTGTTACCAAATACGCCAGTCCTGGTATCTGGCAACCCAACCGTTTCGGTACCAGGAGGCTCTGCTGGGCAGAAATTGATGAGGACAGATAAACTGGAG GTTTGCCGAGAGTTTCAGCGTGGAAATTGCACACGTGGTGAGAACGACTGCCGTTATGCTCACCCGATAGATATTGCCATGATAGACACAAACGAGAACACTGTTACAGTTTGCATGGATTACATCAAAGGGCGATGCTCTAGGGAGAAATGCAAGTACTTTCATCCCCCTGCACACCTGCAAGCCAAAATCAAGGCAGCTCAACACCAGGTGAATCAAACTGCTGCAGCCACAATG ACTCAGCCAGCTGTCCGATCACTGAAGCGACCCCTCGAGGCAACCTTTGACCTG GCCCTGCCACCTGGTGCTCTTCAACCTTTACCAAAGAGGCCAGCACTTGAAAAAAACAACGGTGCCACCACAGTCTTTAACCCAAGTGTTTTCCACTACCAACAGGCCCTCGCGAACATGCAGTTGCAACAGCCTACATTCATCCCTACAG GGTCTGTGCTGTGCATGACTCCCACAGCAAGCGTTG TTCCCATGATGCACGGTGCTACGCCCACCACTGTGTCTGCAGCAACAACACCTGCCACCAGCGTTCCTTTCGCTGCAACTGCTACAGCCAATCAG